The following proteins come from a genomic window of Gossypium raimondii isolate GPD5lz chromosome 5, ASM2569854v1, whole genome shotgun sequence:
- the LOC105767067 gene encoding uncharacterized protein LOC105767067: protein MNEFKEVMDEMALVDIKPDSGWFTWVNNRDKGRLIKERLDRFLTSVAVVENFPFIATKVLRQTQSDHDAIILDLWGRKPKDFPKDKRLCFKFDVCWVGNKEAKNVIDRAWNSEGTDYGEKWIGFDRRSVHGNNNIERLKDAEGNWVTNSKEICKVAKDYFVSLFRSNSQNANIQEMGHIKECVTRETNERLNMIYTEEEITQAIKQMDPNKAPGIDGL, encoded by the exons ATGAATGAGTTCAAAGAAGTCATGGATGAGATGGCTTTAGTGGATATTAAGCCAGACAGTGGTTGGTTTACCTGGGTAAACAATAGAGATAAGGGGAGGTTGATAAAGGAAAGACTTGATAGATTCCTCACCTCGGTGGCAGTGGTTGAAAATTTCCCGTTTATAGCTACTAAAGTTCTAAGACAAACTCAGTCCGATCATGACGCgattattttagatttgtgGGGTCGAAAACCGAAAGATTTCCCGAAGGATAAGAGATTGTGCTTCAAGTTTGATGTATGTTGGGTCGGGAATAAGGAAGCTAAAAATGTTATTGACAGAGCTTGGAACAGTGAGGGTACAGACTACGGGGAAAAATGGATAGGGTTCGATCGGCGCTCGGTCCATGGCAAt AATAACATTGAGAGGCTCAAAGATGCGGAAGGAAATTGGGTGACAAATAGTAAAGAAATATGTAAGGTGGCCAAAgattactttgtgagtttgtttCGGTCAAACAGTCAAAATGCTAACATCCAAGAGATGGGGCATATAAAGGAGTGCGTTACGAGGGAAACAAATGAAAGGCTCAATATGATCTATACTGAGGAAGAGATTACTCAGGCAATCAAGCAGATGGACCCTAATAAAGCCCCTGGCATCGATGGTCTATAG